A DNA window from Mycolicibacter terrae contains the following coding sequences:
- a CDS encoding CaiB/BaiF CoA-transferase family protein has translation MVLLESVRVLDLAGGDADAVTRLLADLGADVLKVEPPGGSPARTAPPLLGGVSIAFALHNANKRSVTLDPGDQADRRRFDDLAATADIVVDSARPGRTADFGTSLFGTSCAELADRFGHLVTMSVTDFGTSGPRSRWQATDAVLYGLSGALSRSGPTIGTPVLPPEGIASATAAVQAAWAVLVAYYNRLRCGTGDYIDFSRFDAVVTVLDPIFGAQGQVAAARRGASRWRGRPRNQDAYPIYACRDGYVRLCVMSPRQWRGLWTWLGEPAEYADPKFGVIGERFAVWPQISVLVRNLFADQDMAELVAAGQARGVPIAAVGEPAQVLAGEHFAAAGAATEAELAPGLTALIPTGYYVVDDHRAGFRTPAPTPGDASTGWRARTSVVPTPGGAIGSRPFEGVRIVDLGVIVAGGEASRLFGDLGAEIIKVESAAYPDGLRQTRAGSAMSESFAWTHRNNLGLGLDLRNPAGKEIFGRLVADADAVFANFKPGTLAALGFSYEKLRDVNPRVVLAESSAFGESGPWSNRMGYGPLVRATTGVTALWTDPDETSDPGRHPFYDATTVFPDHVVARVTAIGALAALIAARRSGNGVHVHVSQAEAAVNQLDTCYVARAAGASVQPDTGVDLVCPCSGEDEWCVISIHTDDDWRCVAAAFEDQRLASDPRFGTGAARTAHRAELVEQLGRHTSRRTPADVGQLLQAAGVAAAAMNRPPDIAEDPQLAHRTVFAEMTHPLIEHPLPAETGPAPFRNIPQAAQRPAPLPGQDTRAICRTVLGFDDGTTERLIADGVLFG, from the coding sequence ATGGTGCTGTTGGAATCTGTTCGCGTTCTTGATCTGGCCGGTGGTGACGCCGACGCGGTCACCAGGCTGCTCGCCGACCTGGGTGCCGACGTGCTCAAGGTGGAGCCCCCCGGAGGTAGTCCGGCGCGCACCGCCCCTCCGCTGCTGGGCGGGGTGAGCATCGCGTTCGCGCTGCACAACGCCAACAAGCGCAGCGTCACGCTGGATCCGGGCGACCAGGCGGACCGCCGCCGGTTCGACGACCTGGCGGCGACCGCCGACATCGTGGTCGACAGTGCCCGGCCGGGGCGTACCGCCGATTTCGGGACCTCGCTTTTCGGGACCTCGTGTGCGGAGCTGGCCGACCGGTTCGGCCACCTGGTGACGATGTCGGTCACCGACTTCGGGACAAGTGGGCCCCGTTCGCGCTGGCAGGCGACCGATGCGGTGCTCTACGGCCTCTCGGGTGCGCTGTCACGGTCCGGGCCGACTATCGGCACGCCGGTGTTGCCGCCGGAGGGGATCGCCTCGGCGACCGCGGCGGTTCAGGCCGCCTGGGCGGTACTGGTCGCCTATTACAATAGGTTGCGTTGTGGCACAGGGGATTACATTGATTTCTCGCGCTTCGACGCGGTGGTCACGGTGCTCGACCCGATATTCGGTGCGCAGGGTCAGGTCGCTGCGGCCCGTCGCGGGGCGAGCCGCTGGCGCGGTCGGCCCCGAAACCAGGACGCCTACCCGATCTATGCCTGCCGGGACGGCTACGTCCGGTTGTGTGTGATGTCGCCGCGCCAGTGGCGCGGCCTCTGGACCTGGCTGGGGGAGCCGGCCGAGTACGCCGACCCCAAATTCGGCGTGATCGGCGAGCGGTTCGCGGTCTGGCCGCAGATCAGCGTGTTGGTCCGCAATCTGTTCGCCGACCAGGACATGGCCGAGCTGGTTGCGGCCGGGCAGGCCCGCGGAGTGCCGATCGCCGCCGTGGGCGAACCGGCGCAGGTGCTGGCCGGCGAGCACTTCGCGGCGGCCGGGGCGGCGACCGAAGCCGAACTGGCCCCGGGGCTGACCGCGCTGATCCCGACCGGCTATTACGTGGTCGACGATCACCGGGCCGGCTTCCGGACGCCGGCACCGACCCCCGGTGACGCGAGCACCGGCTGGCGTGCCCGCACATCGGTCGTGCCGACACCCGGCGGCGCGATCGGTTCCCGGCCGTTCGAAGGCGTCCGGATCGTCGACCTGGGGGTCATCGTGGCCGGCGGCGAAGCCAGCCGGCTCTTCGGGGACCTGGGTGCTGAGATCATCAAGGTGGAGAGCGCGGCCTACCCCGACGGTCTGCGGCAGACTCGCGCCGGATCGGCGATGAGCGAGTCGTTCGCCTGGACGCACCGCAACAACTTGGGGCTCGGCCTGGATCTGCGCAACCCGGCCGGCAAGGAGATCTTCGGCCGCCTGGTCGCCGACGCCGATGCGGTGTTCGCCAACTTCAAACCCGGAACACTTGCCGCCCTGGGGTTCTCCTACGAGAAACTGCGAGATGTCAATCCACGGGTGGTGCTCGCCGAGAGCAGTGCGTTCGGGGAGTCCGGGCCGTGGAGCAACCGCATGGGTTATGGCCCGCTGGTGCGCGCCACTACCGGGGTCACCGCGTTGTGGACCGACCCCGATGAGACCTCCGATCCGGGCCGGCATCCGTTCTACGACGCGACCACCGTCTTCCCCGACCACGTGGTCGCACGCGTCACCGCGATCGGGGCGCTGGCCGCGTTGATCGCCGCGCGGCGAAGCGGCAACGGAGTCCACGTCCACGTCTCGCAGGCCGAGGCCGCGGTCAATCAGCTCGACACCTGTTACGTCGCCCGGGCCGCGGGAGCTTCGGTGCAACCGGACACCGGGGTGGACCTGGTCTGCCCGTGCTCGGGCGAGGACGAATGGTGCGTGATCTCGATCCACACCGACGACGACTGGCGCTGTGTCGCAGCGGCTTTCGAGGACCAGCGGCTTGCATCGGATCCGCGTTTCGGCACCGGTGCAGCCCGCACCGCGCACCGCGCGGAGCTGGTCGAGCAGCTCGGCCGGCACACCAGCCGGCGCACCCCGGCTGACGTCGGGCAGCTGCTGCAGGCGGCCGGGGTGGCGGCCGCTGCGATGAACCGGCCGCCCGACATCGCCGAAGACCCGCAACTGGCCCACCGCACGGTGTTCGCCGAGATGACCCACCCGCTGATCGAGCACCCGTTGCCCGCCGAGACCGGTCCCGCACCGTTTCGCAACATCCCGCAGGCCGCGCAACGGCCCGCGCCGCTGCCCGGTCAGGACACCCGCGCGATCTGCCGCACCGTGCTCGGATTCGACGACGGGACGACCGAGCGGTTGATCGCCGACGGTGTGCTGTTCGGATAA
- a CDS encoding phosphoketolase family protein, which produces MSAETAPPAPPPLSDDELARIDAYWRAANYLSVGQIYLLDNPLLTEPLRPEHVKPRLLGHWGTTPGLNLLYAHLNRIIRDRDADVIFVTGPGHGGPALVANAYLEGTYSQVYTGIGENAEGLRKLFRQFSFPGGIPSHVAAETPGSIHEGGELGYALVHAFGAAFDNPELVVACVIGDGEAETGPLAASWHSNKFLNPAVDGAVLPILHLNGYKIANPTVLARIPQSELEALLRGYGYRPITVSGDDPAVVHRLLAAALDDAFDDIAEIRRTARTDDATSRPVWPMIVLRTPKGWTGPAEVDGQQVEGTWRAHQVPLAQTRTDPEHRRQLEEWLRSYRPVELFDESGRLRPELAALAPRGNRRMSANPHANGGLLLRDLDLPDFRDYAVPVSSPGTEVHEATRVLGAFLRDVIDRNRDRFRLLGPDETASNRLSAVFETTDRVWLSATEPGDDHVAPDGRVLEVLSEHLCQGWLEGYLLTGRHGLFNCYEAFVHIVDSMFNQHAKWLAVSRELPWRRPIASLNYLLTSHVWRQDHNGASHQDPGFIDLVANKRPEVVRVYLPPDGNTLLSVADHCLRSRNYVNVIVAGKQPALAYLDMPAAVAHCTRGLGIWDWAGTATGEPDVVLACAGDIPTLETLAAADILRRELPELAVRVVNVVDIMRLQPATEHPHGLPDNEFDALFTRDKPVIFAYHGYAWLIHRLAYRRTNHDQMHVRGYRERGTTTTPFDMVMLNDLDRFHLVMDVIDRVPGLGERSAVLRQQMADARLAARLYTREHGEDDPRITDWTWRTGMADADGEIR; this is translated from the coding sequence ATGAGTGCAGAGACCGCGCCGCCGGCACCGCCGCCGCTCTCCGACGACGAACTGGCACGCATCGACGCCTATTGGCGTGCCGCGAACTATCTGTCGGTGGGCCAGATCTATCTGCTGGACAACCCGCTGCTCACCGAGCCGCTGCGGCCCGAGCACGTCAAGCCGCGGCTACTCGGACACTGGGGCACCACACCGGGGCTGAATCTGCTTTACGCCCATCTGAACAGGATCATCCGTGACCGGGACGCCGACGTCATCTTCGTCACCGGCCCCGGCCACGGCGGCCCGGCCCTCGTCGCCAACGCCTACCTGGAAGGCACCTACAGTCAGGTCTACACCGGCATCGGGGAGAACGCCGAGGGGCTGCGAAAACTGTTCCGGCAGTTCTCTTTCCCCGGTGGGATTCCCAGCCACGTCGCCGCCGAGACGCCGGGCTCCATCCATGAGGGCGGTGAGCTCGGCTACGCGCTGGTACACGCGTTCGGCGCGGCGTTCGACAACCCGGAGCTGGTGGTGGCCTGTGTCATCGGCGACGGCGAGGCCGAGACCGGGCCGCTGGCGGCCAGCTGGCACTCGAACAAATTCCTCAACCCCGCCGTGGACGGCGCGGTACTGCCCATCCTGCATCTCAACGGCTACAAGATCGCCAATCCGACCGTCCTGGCCCGGATCCCCCAATCGGAGTTGGAGGCGCTGCTGCGCGGCTACGGGTACCGGCCGATCACCGTCTCCGGTGACGACCCGGCCGTCGTGCACCGGTTGCTCGCGGCCGCGCTCGACGACGCGTTCGACGACATCGCCGAGATCCGCCGAACCGCGCGCACCGACGACGCGACCTCACGGCCGGTGTGGCCGATGATCGTGCTGCGCACCCCGAAGGGCTGGACGGGGCCGGCAGAAGTGGACGGCCAGCAGGTGGAGGGCACCTGGCGCGCCCATCAGGTGCCGCTCGCGCAGACCCGCACCGATCCCGAGCACCGCAGGCAACTGGAGGAATGGCTGCGCAGCTACCGCCCGGTGGAACTGTTCGACGAATCCGGCCGACTGCGGCCGGAGCTGGCGGCACTGGCGCCGCGCGGGAATCGCCGGATGAGCGCCAACCCCCATGCCAACGGCGGGCTGTTGCTGCGCGACCTCGACCTGCCCGACTTTCGTGACTACGCCGTGCCGGTGAGCAGCCCCGGCACCGAAGTTCACGAGGCCACCCGGGTGCTGGGGGCCTTCCTGCGCGACGTCATCGATCGCAACCGCGACCGGTTCCGGTTGTTGGGCCCCGACGAAACGGCCTCGAACCGCCTCTCGGCGGTGTTCGAGACGACCGACCGGGTCTGGTTGTCGGCGACCGAGCCCGGCGATGATCACGTCGCCCCCGACGGGCGGGTACTGGAGGTGCTCTCCGAACACCTGTGCCAGGGCTGGCTGGAGGGCTATCTGCTGACCGGCCGGCACGGGCTGTTCAACTGCTACGAGGCGTTCGTGCACATCGTCGACTCGATGTTCAACCAGCACGCCAAGTGGCTGGCCGTGAGCCGGGAGCTGCCGTGGCGCCGGCCGATCGCCTCGCTGAACTATCTGCTGACCTCCCACGTCTGGCGCCAGGACCACAACGGGGCGTCGCACCAGGACCCGGGATTCATCGATCTGGTGGCCAACAAGCGCCCCGAGGTGGTGCGGGTCTACCTGCCACCGGACGGCAACACCTTGCTGTCGGTGGCCGATCACTGCCTGCGCAGCCGCAATTACGTCAACGTGATCGTCGCCGGAAAGCAGCCGGCACTGGCCTACCTGGACATGCCCGCAGCGGTGGCGCACTGCACCCGCGGCCTGGGCATCTGGGACTGGGCCGGCACCGCCACCGGCGAACCGGACGTGGTGCTGGCCTGCGCCGGCGACATCCCGACCCTCGAGACATTGGCTGCCGCCGACATTCTTCGCCGGGAGTTGCCCGAACTGGCCGTGCGGGTGGTCAACGTGGTCGACATCATGCGGCTGCAGCCCGCGACCGAGCATCCACACGGCTTGCCCGACAACGAGTTCGATGCTCTGTTCACCCGCGACAAGCCGGTGATCTTCGCCTATCACGGCTACGCCTGGCTGATCCACCGGCTGGCCTATCGGCGGACGAACCACGATCAGATGCACGTGCGCGGCTACCGGGAGCGCGGCACCACCACGACACCGTTCGACATGGTGATGCTCAACGACCTGGATCGGTTCCACCTGGTGATGGACGTCATCGATCGGGTGCCGGGACTGGGTGAGCGCAGCGCGGTGCTGCGCCAGCAGATGGCCGATGCCCGACTCGCCGCCCGGCTCTACACCCGCGAGCACGGCGAGGATGACCCCCGGATCACCGACTGGACGTGGCGAACGGGCATGGCCGACGCCGACGGCGAGATAAGGTGA
- a CDS encoding MmpS family transport accessory protein, which produces MTAHPSPVRMSRKATVLLFGALIASATVAGVTPAGATPDLTLVPVRYDLTGTGVAGYITYQTQNGQSHATNAPLPWSIELTGRMTNMATPASYSVSAQSAGPGTLSCTVSVKGKVVSQQTATGDPARVLCTTHGPR; this is translated from the coding sequence ATGACTGCTCACCCGTCACCGGTCCGGATGTCCCGTAAGGCGACAGTGCTGTTGTTCGGCGCGCTCATCGCCTCTGCGACCGTTGCCGGTGTCACCCCGGCCGGCGCGACGCCGGACCTCACCTTGGTGCCGGTCCGCTACGACCTGACCGGAACCGGCGTCGCCGGCTACATCACCTACCAGACCCAGAACGGTCAGTCACACGCCACCAACGCCCCGTTGCCCTGGTCGATCGAGCTGACCGGCCGGATGACCAACATGGCCACGCCGGCCTCGTATTCGGTGAGCGCCCAGAGCGCCGGCCCCGGCACGCTGAGCTGCACGGTCAGCGTCAAGGGGAAGGTCGTCAGCCAGCAGACCGCAACCGGGGACCCAGCGCGGGTGCTGTGCACGACCCACGGGCCCCGCTGA
- a CDS encoding CPBP family intramembrane glutamic endopeptidase: MPCHDFAAPGGRHPLVSQLSALHQFRAFVDVAVVVVVLALANLVAHFTTPWAAVATVPATAVGLVALVRCNGLSWAELGLGRAHWKSGVGYALAAVLVVVSVVAAGALLPWTRPMFLNNHYATVSGALVASMLVIPLQTVIPEELAFRGALHGALHRAWGFRGVAAAGSLLFGLWHVATSLGLTSSNVGFTRLFGGGFLGMLAGVTLAVLATGAAGFVFSWLRRRSGSLIAPIALHWSLNGVGALAAALVWQLSA; this comes from the coding sequence ATGCCTTGCCACGATTTCGCGGCGCCCGGGGGGCGGCATCCATTGGTGTCACAACTCTCGGCGCTGCACCAATTTCGCGCCTTCGTCGACGTCGCCGTCGTCGTGGTGGTCTTGGCGCTGGCCAACCTGGTCGCACATTTCACCACCCCCTGGGCGGCGGTCGCCACGGTCCCCGCCACCGCCGTCGGCCTGGTGGCCCTGGTCCGCTGCAACGGCCTGAGCTGGGCCGAGCTCGGTCTGGGCCGCGCACATTGGAAGTCCGGGGTCGGTTATGCCCTGGCCGCGGTCCTGGTCGTGGTGTCAGTGGTCGCCGCCGGCGCCCTGTTGCCCTGGACCCGGCCGATGTTCTTGAACAACCACTACGCGACCGTCTCGGGCGCCCTGGTGGCGTCGATGCTCGTCATTCCGCTGCAGACCGTCATCCCCGAGGAGCTGGCGTTCCGCGGCGCGCTGCACGGCGCGCTGCACCGGGCCTGGGGTTTCCGCGGTGTGGCCGCGGCCGGCTCGCTGCTGTTCGGGCTGTGGCATGTCGCCACCTCGCTCGGGCTGACCAGCAGCAACGTCGGCTTCACCCGGCTTTTCGGGGGTGGCTTTCTCGGCATGTTGGCCGGGGTGACGCTGGCGGTGCTGGCCACCGGGGCAGCCGGTTTCGTCTTCAGCTGGCTGCGCCGGCGCAGCGGCAGTCTCATCGCTCCGATCGCGCTGCACTGGTCGCTCAACGGGGTGGGCGCACTGGCCGCCGCCCTGGTGTGGCAGCTGTCCGCCTGA